The genome window GGCACACTGAAATAGTGACAGTGGGGCCAGCTAAAGAACCAGAGAAGAAGAAAGACAGTAAAGACAGCGGGAAGAAAGATGATCCTAAAatgaagaaagaaaagaaaatggcCGAGTTAATGAAGCAATATatgaattttaataataattatggtTATCCTTATTATGCACCACAACATATACTATAGCGCAGAAGAAAACCCAAACTCCTGTGTTATTTGTTAGTTTTCATTTGTGAATTTgcttaaaaacgaaaataatggATATATAGAATGATGTGTAATAAAATTCTCAGTTTTCGAATGTCACATATTGTAGAGTGCGAATAAATTTGAGGAAATTGTAGAAATGGTTTTTGTTTGAAATGTGTGAAAAGGTTTTTGCGGTGTCGATTACATTTGGTGTTGTGACAATTTATCAGTCTTTTGTTTAGGGAATTTATCAGTCAGTCTTATCCAATCTGAACAGTGTAATATCCAACTTGCAATTACAATATTTAAACACAGATTTACTATTTAATAGATCTcatgaaaaatttattattttatgttaaaatattatttaaggtTTTGATCACTTTGtatccaattaattaatttactaatctgtaatttc of Primulina tabacum isolate GXHZ01 unplaced genomic scaffold, ASM2559414v2 Contig571, whole genome shotgun sequence contains these proteins:
- the LOC142534531 gene encoding heavy metal-associated isoprenylated plant protein 39-like, with protein sequence MAMKVVLTLELQDGKDKQKAMKAVSSLPGLESVSINMKDKKLTVVGDIDPVQVVAKLRKSWHTEIVTVGPAKEPEKKKDSKDSGKKDDPKMKKEKKMAELMKQYMNFNNNYGYPYYAPQHIL